One genomic segment of Centropristis striata isolate RG_2023a ecotype Rhode Island chromosome 11, C.striata_1.0, whole genome shotgun sequence includes these proteins:
- the elovl8a gene encoding ELOVL fatty acid elongase 8a, with protein sequence MRMARVCWWFYFSKVIELSDTLFFILRKKNGQLTFLHVYHHATMIFNWWAGVKYVAGGQSFLIGQINSLVHIVMYLYYGLAALGPSMLKYLWWKRYLTSLQLLQFFIVTIHTTYNLFADCVFPDSMNMVVLAYSLSLIALFSNFYYQNYLTKKKNKKT encoded by the exons ATGAGG ATGGCCAGAGTGTGCTGGTGGTTCTACTTCTCCAAAGTTATAGagctcagtgacact TTGTTTTTCATCCTGAGGAAGAAGAACGGTCAGCTGACCTTCCTGCACGTCTACCATCACGCCACCATGATCTTCAACTGGTGGGCCGGGGTTAAATATGTGGCTGGTGGCCAGT CTTTCCTGATTGGTCAGATCAACTCCCTGGTCCACATAGTCATGTATTTGTATTACGGTCTGGCAGCTTTGGGACCAAGCATGTTGAAATACCTCTGGTGGAAGCGCTACCTCACCTCCCTGCAGCTG CTTCAGTTCTTTATAGTAACCATCCACACCACCTACAACCTGTTTGCTGACTGTGTCTTCCCTGACTCCATGAACATGGTTGTGTTGGCCTACTCTCTCAGCCTCATCGCTCTCTTCAGTAACTTCTACTACCAGAATTACCTCACcaaaaagaagaacaagaagacgtag